The Solibacillus isronensis genome contains a region encoding:
- a CDS encoding PH domain-containing protein, which produces MAIIFILVPISMIYGVITEPSAVLLLVTAFVIVLLCILFFGTKYVIEKDELIVYAGIYKKRIPIQQIRSLRPSKNPLSAPAMSIDRIEITFDPHIQVILVSPKERELFVNKLLEINPSITVKS; this is translated from the coding sequence ATGGCTATTATATTTATTCTTGTGCCAATCTCAATGATATACGGGGTCATTACCGAGCCAAGTGCTGTTTTACTGCTCGTAACAGCATTCGTTATTGTCTTATTATGCATACTGTTTTTTGGTACAAAATACGTCATCGAAAAGGACGAACTCATCGTATACGCCGGTATTTATAAAAAGCGAATTCCTATTCAACAAATACGCAGCTTACGCCCATCGAAAAATCCTCTATCGGCTCCGGCTATGTCAATCGACCGTATTGAAATAACCTTTGATCCGCATATTCAAGTCATTCTTGTATCTCCAAAGGAAAGGGAGCTGTTTGTAAATAAGCTTCTTGAAATTAATCCAAGTATTACAGTCAAATCATAA
- a CDS encoding NAD(P)/FAD-dependent oxidoreductase, producing the protein MELHNGLLFWPTTLLKEPHTNPPIKPHYDAVIVGAGMSGLLTAKALIDEGLTVAVLERNKLGSGSTSANTGLLQYSNDIQLHELSDLIGEEDAVRFYKLCFEAVDQLEKIAQPLKDQADFIRRPSICFASEKKDVSKLEKECEILVKHGFPAELWNELVVEKRLPFKAPAALYTHNDAEMNPYKFVVSLTEQLIAKGLDLFENTYANIIEDEGNEIILHTMNGIFKTSRIVYTTGYDRLPYGKMKGADINRSYAIVTEQKPGFEGWYENALIWESARPYLYMRKTVDHRIIIGGLDEKRAEPAKQETTVDAMANVLLDKLHELLPDENFHAPYKYCASFGESLDHLPFIGQHPEQPNHYYLLGFGGNGTVYSMLGSQIIADLVMNRPNDDARLVTLDRKYGIK; encoded by the coding sequence ATGGAATTACACAATGGTTTATTGTTTTGGCCAACGACACTTTTGAAAGAACCACACACAAACCCACCAATTAAACCTCATTATGATGCAGTTATCGTAGGTGCCGGAATGAGTGGACTACTGACGGCGAAAGCACTAATTGATGAGGGCTTAACGGTAGCCGTTTTAGAACGAAACAAGCTCGGCTCCGGAAGTACTTCTGCCAATACAGGACTACTCCAATATTCAAATGATATTCAATTACATGAACTAAGTGATTTAATCGGAGAAGAGGATGCTGTACGTTTTTATAAACTTTGCTTTGAAGCAGTTGACCAGCTCGAAAAAATTGCGCAACCTTTAAAAGATCAGGCTGATTTCATTCGACGTCCAAGTATCTGTTTTGCCAGTGAAAAAAAAGATGTGTCAAAGCTTGAAAAGGAATGTGAAATATTAGTAAAGCACGGATTCCCTGCTGAACTTTGGAATGAACTTGTCGTTGAAAAGCGCTTGCCCTTTAAAGCACCTGCAGCTTTGTACACACATAATGATGCGGAAATGAACCCTTATAAATTCGTTGTTTCATTAACTGAGCAGCTTATCGCTAAAGGGCTGGATTTATTTGAAAATACGTATGCCAATATTATTGAGGATGAGGGAAATGAGATTATTTTGCATACAATGAACGGAATCTTTAAAACATCCCGTATTGTATACACAACCGGTTACGATCGTCTTCCTTATGGAAAAATGAAAGGTGCTGACATTAACCGCTCTTATGCGATTGTAACAGAGCAAAAACCCGGCTTTGAGGGCTGGTATGAAAATGCACTCATTTGGGAAAGTGCTCGCCCGTATTTATATATGCGAAAAACAGTGGATCACCGCATTATAATTGGGGGATTAGACGAAAAGAGAGCCGAGCCTGCCAAACAGGAAACAACAGTGGACGCAATGGCAAACGTGCTGCTTGATAAACTTCATGAATTATTGCCTGACGAGAACTTCCATGCACCCTACAAATACTGTGCTTCCTTCGGTGAATCATTAGACCATCTCCCCTTTATCGGACAGCATCCAGAACAGCCGAACCATTATTACCTGCTCGGATTTGGAGGTAACGGCACGGTTTATAGTATGCTTGGCTCTCAAATTATTGCCGATTTAGTCATGAACCGCCCGAATGACGATGCACGTCTTGTGACATTGGACAGAAAATATGGAATTAAATAA
- a CDS encoding phospholipid phosphatase — translation MDPYIFGFFTIAYIAIFVWGMAKHKKTASAILFLVIAALIYDNAILALGHLIGEGSLLETLSYGRFWLHAIFTPTLILFSLFVMKEANLHFAYKKWVPFTFGVLWIVAMIIEYFAELSGLELAPEESFGVLSYSTTAAASGPPPMILIVLVALLIAAIMLVRKRKWWWMLVGTIVMTIGSAVPIDIGSDAITNAFELVLIATLMWTAIHYSNDRPYRRF, via the coding sequence ATGGATCCTTATATTTTCGGATTTTTCACGATTGCCTATATTGCCATCTTCGTCTGGGGAATGGCAAAACATAAAAAAACTGCATCTGCCATTTTGTTTTTGGTTATTGCTGCCCTGATTTATGATAATGCAATATTAGCGTTAGGCCATCTCATCGGAGAGGGGAGCCTTCTTGAAACCCTGAGCTATGGCCGTTTTTGGCTTCATGCAATATTTACACCAACTTTAATACTTTTTTCATTGTTTGTAATGAAAGAAGCAAACCTTCATTTTGCCTATAAGAAATGGGTTCCTTTTACATTTGGCGTTTTATGGATTGTTGCCATGATTATTGAATATTTTGCGGAACTGAGTGGACTGGAATTAGCTCCGGAGGAATCATTTGGTGTACTTAGCTACAGTACAACAGCAGCAGCATCCGGACCGCCACCAATGATTTTGATTGTCCTTGTCGCCTTATTAATCGCCGCAATCATGCTAGTCCGGAAAAGAAAATGGTGGTGGATGCTTGTCGGTACAATCGTTATGACGATCGGTAGCGCAGTTCCGATTGATATTGGCAGTGACGCGATTACAAATGCCTTCGAGTTAGTATTAATTGCGACGTTAATGTGGACGGCAATCCATTATTCGAACGACAGACCTTATAGAAGGTTTTAA
- a CDS encoding PadR family transcriptional regulator → MNPQFKKGVLNLCVLALLEKKDMYGYELVQAISTQIEISEGAVYPLLRRLTKDGLFTTYLMESTEGPPRKYYQITELGIEQLQSLRNEWESFISGVNTLIQGSK, encoded by the coding sequence ATGAATCCTCAATTTAAAAAAGGTGTGTTGAATTTATGTGTCCTCGCCTTATTAGAAAAGAAAGATATGTATGGATATGAGCTTGTGCAAGCAATTTCTACACAAATTGAAATATCAGAAGGAGCGGTATACCCGCTGTTACGCAGGTTAACAAAAGACGGTCTTTTTACAACATATTTAATGGAATCAACAGAAGGCCCGCCGCGTAAATATTATCAGATTACCGAACTAGGGATTGAACAACTACAGAGCTTACGTAATGAATGGGAAAGTTTTATTTCGGGTGTAAATACTTTAATTCAAGGGAGCAAATAA
- a CDS encoding DUF4097 family beta strand repeat-containing protein — MNEQQFLDLLDNHLVKLQQQERDDIRRDFEEYFENGRAEGKTTEEIIKSFGNIEELAEELLASYDEEDFMENVAVMKNDKPIPYRNVDIEANGVNVVIVPTDADEALIETKDKDQLTEASMLIKDDTLFISIKRQEQVRRFWFITIIGTINTIDTVVYLPKKQYEKLVIHNDNGRIKVSETIAQQFYLKSDNGRILTDHIQGKVLDAHSANGRVVLTETNIEHVKASSNNGRIIAEDVTGQELQFESDNGRVEIKNVLGKIKAQSRNGRIVAQLKTVQSPLNFESDNGQIVLSTEGKLQNIEIGSWTAWGSVSIYNEKKSHYSHGTRENTIQLKTSNGKITVEDLLAQ, encoded by the coding sequence ATGAATGAACAACAGTTTTTAGATTTACTTGATAACCATTTAGTAAAATTACAACAGCAAGAAAGAGATGACATACGCAGAGACTTTGAAGAATACTTCGAAAATGGCCGTGCAGAAGGAAAGACAACTGAAGAAATTATAAAATCATTCGGAAATATTGAAGAGCTGGCTGAAGAGCTCCTTGCTTCATATGATGAAGAAGACTTTATGGAAAATGTGGCGGTTATGAAAAATGATAAGCCAATTCCGTATCGAAATGTAGATATTGAGGCTAATGGTGTGAATGTTGTAATTGTTCCAACTGACGCTGACGAGGCACTTATTGAAACAAAGGATAAGGACCAGTTGACTGAAGCATCTATGCTAATAAAAGATGACACACTTTTCATCTCTATAAAGCGTCAGGAGCAGGTCCGTCGTTTTTGGTTTATTACGATAATAGGGACGATCAATACAATAGATACAGTGGTTTATCTGCCTAAAAAACAGTATGAAAAGCTTGTGATTCATAATGACAATGGACGGATTAAGGTGTCTGAAACTATCGCACAGCAATTTTATCTAAAATCAGATAACGGCCGTATTTTAACAGACCATATTCAAGGGAAAGTTCTTGATGCTCATTCGGCTAACGGGCGAGTGGTGCTCACAGAAACTAACATTGAACATGTTAAAGCAAGTTCCAATAATGGCCGGATTATCGCAGAGGATGTAACGGGTCAAGAGCTTCAGTTTGAGTCAGATAATGGACGTGTCGAAATTAAGAATGTTTTAGGGAAAATCAAAGCACAGTCACGAAATGGCCGGATTGTTGCACAGTTAAAAACTGTCCAATCACCATTAAATTTTGAATCTGATAATGGTCAAATAGTATTGAGTACAGAAGGAAAGCTTCAAAATATTGAAATTGGTAGTTGGACTGCTTGGGGATCCGTATCTATTTATAATGAAAAAAAATCGCATTATTCGCACGGTACTAGAGAAAACACCATACAATTAAAAACAAGCAACGGGAAAATAACAGTTGAGGATCTTTTAGCTCAGTAA
- a CDS encoding ABC transporter ATP-binding protein — protein MNVQLKQLWELIKKSKFPKKLVIIVFILSIIETLASLAVPLFTMNMINDFSTIGFAWTAVTAVALILVIQAVLSGLTYFLMRMLGERIVANLRNTLWQHILHLKTPYFDAHESGETMSRITQDTSVVKELVTDHLVSFVSGIFSIIGAIAILLWIDWRMTLLMLIAVPLAIFVTLPLGQKMHKIAKANQDELALFSGHLGRVLSNIRLVKSSQTEPLEKERGENRIEQLYRFGLKEAKILAILSPIMTLIMMIVLILLFGYGGTQVSSGAISSGELVAIMIYLVQIIIPFTQMATFFTALQKALGATERIQSIIAQATEKISGLSIPAVAQDIIFQNVKFQYAEQPILKGMNFTIPSGKTTAFVSSSGGGKTTMFSLIERFYEVTGGKILYGQTNIEKYDLYEWRKLFGYVTQDAPLMNGSVRENVLYGQNEATDEQVVEALRAAYAYDFVIALEQGIETEVGEGGIKLSGGQKQRIAIARAILRNPQILLLDEATSNLDNESEREVQLALQALMKNRTTVIIAHRLSTITNADQILLFEDGQLSGAGTHGELIISHSYYKQLWSKMQVI, from the coding sequence ATGAACGTTCAGCTAAAGCAATTATGGGAACTCATTAAAAAAAGCAAATTCCCCAAAAAACTCGTTATCATTGTTTTTATATTAAGTATTATCGAAACACTCGCTTCACTTGCTGTACCATTATTTACGATGAATATGATCAACGATTTTTCGACTATAGGTTTTGCTTGGACAGCGGTCACTGCCGTTGCTCTAATTTTAGTCATACAGGCGGTTCTTAGTGGGTTGACTTATTTTCTAATGCGTATGCTCGGGGAACGGATAGTCGCGAATTTACGAAATACACTTTGGCAGCATATTTTACATTTAAAAACCCCTTACTTTGATGCCCACGAATCCGGGGAAACGATGAGCCGTATTACACAAGATACAAGCGTCGTAAAAGAACTTGTAACAGATCATCTAGTAAGCTTTGTATCGGGCATTTTTTCTATAATTGGTGCGATTGCAATTTTACTTTGGATTGACTGGAGAATGACGCTTCTTATGCTAATAGCCGTACCGCTTGCGATATTTGTTACATTGCCACTTGGACAAAAAATGCATAAAATCGCTAAAGCCAATCAAGACGAACTCGCTTTATTCAGTGGGCATCTTGGACGGGTATTATCTAATATCCGACTTGTAAAATCTTCCCAAACCGAACCATTGGAAAAAGAACGGGGTGAAAACCGGATTGAACAGCTTTACCGTTTTGGTTTAAAAGAGGCCAAAATCCTCGCTATTTTATCACCGATTATGACGCTCATTATGATGATTGTGCTGATTCTTTTATTCGGATATGGGGGCACACAAGTATCTTCAGGAGCAATTTCTTCAGGGGAACTTGTTGCGATTATGATTTACCTTGTGCAAATCATCATTCCATTTACACAAATGGCAACTTTTTTCACAGCCTTACAGAAAGCACTTGGTGCAACAGAACGTATTCAATCAATCATTGCTCAGGCAACCGAAAAGATATCCGGTCTTTCAATTCCTGCGGTGGCACAAGATATCATTTTTCAAAATGTAAAGTTTCAATATGCCGAGCAGCCTATTTTAAAAGGGATGAACTTTACGATTCCCTCTGGCAAAACTACCGCATTTGTAAGCAGTAGCGGCGGCGGGAAAACGACGATGTTTTCGTTAATTGAGCGCTTTTATGAAGTAACAGGGGGCAAAATTTTATATGGACAGACAAATATTGAAAAGTATGATTTATACGAATGGCGGAAACTGTTCGGTTATGTGACACAAGACGCGCCCCTTATGAATGGATCGGTCCGCGAAAATGTTTTATATGGTCAAAACGAAGCAACTGACGAACAGGTAGTGGAAGCATTGCGAGCCGCCTATGCCTACGATTTTGTAATTGCACTTGAACAAGGAATCGAAACAGAAGTTGGTGAAGGCGGCATTAAACTGTCAGGAGGACAAAAGCAGCGGATTGCGATAGCCCGTGCAATTCTACGCAATCCTCAAATATTACTGCTTGATGAAGCGACATCGAATTTGGACAATGAATCTGAACGTGAAGTCCAGCTTGCTTTACAGGCATTGATGAAAAACCGAACGACTGTCATTATCGCACATCGTCTTTCTACAATTACAAATGCCGACCAGATTTTATTATTTGAAGACGGGCAGTTGTCAGGTGCAGGTACTCATGGAGAGCTTATTATCTCACATTCATACTACAAGCAGCTATGGTCTAAAATGCAAGTGATTTAG
- a CDS encoding MerR family transcriptional regulator: MYSIGEFSKKTGITIRTLRYYGEKGLLIPASISEGGQRYYNDANIITVQKIVTFKYLDYSLEEIKELLKKDDSLLQSLEHQKLQLIKKKKQLEQMLATIDTAIHIHQENTAVDPTTLLLIIHSLLTEDAQKDYLRQYIPEPLIEQIYSFLDMNFIEINRRYIESLYEIKQAFLHPPEDTELTQLIEQLFSIIPPELTKSLAQEFEKHPNIDFDNWLFTIPLSSEEENWLLDQAARLKILEGVIT, from the coding sequence ATGTATTCAATCGGGGAATTTTCTAAAAAGACCGGCATTACGATTCGTACTTTGCGTTATTACGGAGAAAAGGGTTTATTAATACCTGCCAGTATTTCTGAAGGCGGACAGCGCTATTATAATGATGCTAATATCATCACTGTCCAAAAGATCGTGACTTTCAAATATCTTGATTATTCTCTAGAGGAAATTAAAGAGCTGCTCAAAAAAGATGATTCTTTGCTTCAATCTTTGGAACATCAAAAGTTGCAGTTAATAAAGAAGAAAAAACAGCTGGAACAAATGCTTGCAACAATTGATACAGCCATTCACATTCACCAGGAAAATACGGCTGTCGACCCCACTACATTACTGCTCATCATTCATAGTTTACTGACAGAGGATGCCCAGAAGGATTATTTAAGACAGTATATTCCGGAGCCGCTAATTGAACAGATATACAGTTTTTTAGATATGAATTTTATCGAAATTAATCGACGTTATATTGAAAGTCTCTATGAAATTAAACAGGCTTTCCTGCATCCGCCAGAAGACACGGAACTAACACAACTGATCGAACAGTTATTTTCCATTATTCCGCCAGAACTGACGAAAAGTTTAGCGCAGGAATTTGAAAAACATCCAAATATTGATTTTGATAATTGGTTATTTACAATTCCGCTTTCTAGTGAGGAAGAAAATTGGCTCTTGGATCAAGCTGCACGATTGAAAATACTAGAGGGGGTTATTACATGA
- a CDS encoding NlpC/P60 family protein has protein sequence MRKILLQIGVICFLLAAATNIGYAQMFSDVKDDSKLNEELTVLNNLGGVVLSPNDNFRADDPITRYEVAEFIVRTLQIDLEMSTIPTYLDIPAEDSRMPVIAAITELGIMTGFEGKFNPDAKLSRAQAVKILVPAFQLSGSEAIPYTDITKNHSAVPAIQALIANKIVYPAKNQKFNPSEMMTRGDFVSYLARIIEPSLRPTEPEQPVFQSCVKETAKKRYVVDVAVTNLWNKPNQARAVDYPSTKNPVEMQKWISSLSLSQKKWLVGRTDTQALYGDEVSLLETNGKWQRVAAKDQYVPYLKAGYPGWVPQSHVVATNKNYDDCGIAIITADKTNLLEKDAKTKFLQISYATILPVIDETSKYYYVETPGDGVKLLKKSAAKSYASYSDVPKPTANTIINEAKRYLGLPYLWAGTSSWGYDCSGILYAVFRTHGIMISRDSFYQATGGKAVAKKNLKPGDLVFFAYNGGKGKVYHVGLYIGDGKMLHAPHYASKVKIESMNNGVYKKNYSGARRYL, from the coding sequence ATGAGGAAAATTTTACTTCAAATTGGGGTGATTTGTTTCCTGTTAGCAGCAGCTACGAATATAGGCTATGCCCAAATGTTTTCGGACGTAAAAGATGACTCTAAATTAAATGAAGAACTTACAGTGTTAAATAATTTAGGTGGAGTGGTACTGTCACCAAACGATAATTTTCGTGCAGATGATCCGATTACACGTTATGAAGTGGCTGAGTTTATCGTACGTACACTGCAAATTGATTTAGAAATGAGTACAATTCCTACATATTTAGACATTCCTGCAGAGGATTCGCGAATGCCTGTCATTGCAGCAATAACTGAGCTTGGCATAATGACAGGGTTTGAAGGTAAATTTAATCCGGATGCAAAATTATCGCGTGCACAGGCGGTAAAGATTTTGGTACCTGCGTTTCAGTTAAGTGGATCGGAGGCAATTCCATATACGGATATTACAAAAAATCATAGTGCTGTACCTGCAATTCAAGCATTAATAGCAAATAAAATTGTATACCCGGCAAAAAATCAAAAATTCAATCCGAGCGAAATGATGACTCGCGGGGATTTTGTTTCTTACCTTGCAAGAATTATTGAGCCATCATTAAGACCTACTGAACCTGAACAGCCTGTGTTCCAAAGCTGTGTAAAAGAAACAGCGAAAAAACGTTATGTAGTTGATGTTGCAGTAACAAATTTATGGAATAAACCTAACCAGGCGCGTGCTGTTGATTATCCTTCGACAAAAAACCCGGTAGAAATGCAAAAATGGATCTCATCATTAAGTTTATCTCAAAAGAAATGGCTTGTTGGACGTACAGATACCCAAGCGTTGTATGGCGATGAAGTATCATTGCTTGAAACAAATGGGAAATGGCAACGTGTCGCGGCAAAAGATCAATATGTACCATATTTAAAGGCAGGTTATCCTGGATGGGTTCCACAATCTCATGTTGTGGCAACGAACAAAAATTATGATGATTGCGGCATTGCGATTATTACTGCGGATAAAACGAATCTTTTAGAAAAAGATGCGAAAACGAAATTTTTACAAATCAGTTATGCAACAATTTTGCCGGTAATTGATGAGACTTCAAAATACTATTATGTAGAAACACCGGGTGACGGGGTTAAACTACTAAAGAAAAGTGCGGCAAAATCTTATGCATCCTATAGCGATGTTCCAAAACCGACAGCTAATACAATCATTAACGAAGCGAAGCGTTATTTGGGCTTACCATATCTTTGGGCAGGAACCTCTTCCTGGGGCTATGACTGTTCGGGTATTTTATATGCGGTATTCCGCACACACGGCATCATGATTTCGAGGGATTCATTCTATCAGGCAACAGGTGGTAAAGCTGTTGCGAAGAAAAATTTAAAGCCTGGGGACCTTGTATTCTTTGCGTATAATGGCGGCAAGGGGAAAGTGTACCATGTTGGCCTTTATATCGGTGACGGCAAAATGTTACATGCACCACACTACGCATCGAAAGTGAAAATCGAATCAATGAACAATGGTGTTTATAAAAAGAACTACTCAGGTGCAAGACGTTATTTATAA
- a CDS encoding DUF948 domain-containing protein, translating to MNPWLIAALVILGIAVVLLIVCIIVVIGPIKRVVTLLLAHAEGIKKQLNPIQTETTKLTTTVNRMMADIEYKKESVQSVIQSVKHTVEVLDQVSDVSHDATVKAMKKANNDPYLQAEVERWTNTAMGIIQRKA from the coding sequence ATGAATCCGTGGTTAATAGCAGCCCTCGTTATATTGGGAATTGCTGTAGTTCTGTTAATCGTCTGTATTATTGTTGTAATTGGACCAATAAAAAGAGTTGTTACACTGCTGTTGGCACATGCTGAAGGAATTAAAAAACAGCTGAATCCTATTCAAACCGAAACAACGAAATTAACAACAACAGTCAATCGTATGATGGCAGATATTGAATATAAAAAAGAATCTGTCCAGTCTGTCATTCAATCCGTCAAACATACAGTTGAAGTATTGGACCAAGTGAGCGATGTGTCACACGATGCGACTGTGAAGGCTATGAAGAAAGCAAACAATGATCCGTATCTACAAGCTGAGGTAGAACGTTGGACCAATACCGCAATGGGTATTATTCAGCGAAAAGCATAA
- the ahpC gene encoding alkyl hydroperoxide reductase subunit C, whose amino-acid sequence MALIGKEIAPFAAKAFQKGEFIDVTSENFKGQWSVVCFYPADFTFVCPTELEDLQNEYATLKSLGVEVYSVSTDTHFTHKAWHDTSEAIGKIEYIMIGDPSHTISKAFDVLNEEDGLAERGTFIIDPDGVVQALEINAGGIGRDASILVNKIKAAQYVRNNPGEVCPAKWEEGGETLTPSLDLVGKI is encoded by the coding sequence ATGGCATTAATCGGTAAAGAAATCGCACCATTCGCTGCGAAAGCATTCCAAAAAGGTGAATTCATCGACGTAACTTCAGAAAACTTCAAAGGACAATGGTCAGTAGTATGCTTCTACCCAGCAGACTTCACATTCGTTTGCCCAACTGAGTTAGAAGACTTACAAAACGAATATGCTACTTTAAAATCTTTAGGCGTAGAAGTTTACTCAGTATCGACGGATACACACTTCACACATAAAGCATGGCATGATACTTCTGAAGCAATCGGTAAAATTGAGTACATCATGATTGGTGACCCATCTCATACAATTTCTAAGGCGTTTGACGTGTTAAACGAAGAAGATGGTTTAGCAGAGCGCGGTACATTCATCATCGATCCAGATGGTGTTGTACAAGCATTAGAAATTAATGCTGGCGGTATCGGCCGTGACGCTTCTATTTTAGTAAACAAAATTAAAGCAGCTCAATATGTACGTAACAATCCAGGTGAAGTTTGCCCAGCTAAATGGGAAGAAGGCGGCGAAACGTTAACGCCAAGCTTAGATCTAGTAGGTAAAATCTAA
- the ahpF gene encoding alkyl hydroperoxide reductase subunit F, producing MLDNQIKAQLKQYLSMLEGDLLIKVSVSDDKTSQEMLNLVEELEKMSPRITVQHALLERTPSFSINKIDESESGITFAGLPLGHEFTSLVLALLQVSGRAPKIDAAVVKRIQAIKHPLKFETYVSLTCHNCPDVVQALNIMAVLNPNISNTMIEGGAFQTEIKDRDIMAVPTVYLNGENFGGGRMELEDILTKLGEVSDGSEFADKEAFDVLVVGGGPAGSAAAIYSARKGIRTGIVAERFGGQVNDTLSIENIIGTKATEGPAFVSSLEAHVLDYDIDVMKSQRAAKIEKKDLIEVTLENGAVLKGKTVILSTGARYRQLEVPGEEEFKNKGVAYCPHCDGPIFKGKDVAVIGGGNSGVEAAIDLAGIVNHVTLLQRNSELKADKVLQERVRSLKNVTVITNASTTEITGTDKVNGLTYKDVVTGEEKHIELQGVFVQIGLLPNTEFLEGAVEMNAHGEIIIDKHGATNVPGIFAAGDCTDTVYKQIVISMGSGATAALGAFDYMIRNVDSREFVEA from the coding sequence GTGTTAGATAATCAGATTAAAGCGCAATTAAAGCAGTATTTATCAATGCTGGAAGGTGATTTACTAATTAAAGTGAGTGTTAGTGATGACAAAACATCGCAAGAAATGCTCAATTTAGTTGAAGAGTTGGAAAAGATGTCTCCTCGTATTACGGTGCAACATGCATTATTAGAACGTACACCAAGTTTCAGTATCAATAAAATAGACGAAAGTGAATCTGGTATTACTTTTGCTGGATTACCACTTGGTCATGAATTTACATCATTAGTTTTAGCACTATTACAAGTTTCAGGCCGTGCACCAAAAATCGATGCAGCCGTTGTAAAACGCATTCAGGCGATAAAGCATCCATTGAAATTTGAAACGTACGTGAGTTTAACTTGTCATAACTGTCCGGATGTTGTGCAGGCACTAAACATTATGGCAGTGTTAAATCCGAACATCTCGAACACAATGATTGAAGGTGGAGCTTTCCAGACTGAAATTAAAGATCGAGACATTATGGCGGTGCCTACTGTATATTTAAACGGCGAAAACTTCGGCGGCGGTCGTATGGAGTTGGAAGATATTTTAACGAAGTTGGGTGAAGTATCGGACGGCTCAGAATTTGCAGATAAAGAAGCTTTTGATGTATTAGTAGTGGGTGGCGGTCCAGCAGGTTCTGCGGCTGCTATTTATTCAGCACGTAAAGGAATTCGTACAGGTATCGTAGCAGAACGCTTCGGTGGTCAGGTTAACGATACGTTATCAATTGAAAATATTATCGGGACAAAGGCTACAGAAGGCCCTGCATTTGTTTCGAGCTTGGAAGCACATGTATTGGACTATGACATCGATGTGATGAAATCACAACGTGCAGCAAAAATCGAGAAAAAAGATCTAATTGAAGTGACGTTAGAAAATGGAGCGGTATTAAAAGGGAAAACAGTTATCCTTTCTACAGGGGCTCGTTATCGTCAACTTGAGGTGCCTGGTGAGGAAGAATTTAAAAATAAAGGCGTTGCGTATTGCCCTCATTGTGATGGTCCGATTTTCAAAGGGAAAGATGTTGCGGTAATCGGTGGCGGTAACTCAGGTGTAGAAGCGGCAATCGACTTAGCGGGTATTGTAAATCATGTTACGTTACTACAACGTAACAGTGAGTTGAAGGCGGATAAAGTGCTTCAAGAACGCGTTCGCAGTCTAAAAAACGTTACAGTTATTACAAATGCTTCAACTACTGAAATTACAGGAACTGATAAAGTAAATGGTTTAACGTATAAAGACGTTGTTACAGGTGAAGAAAAGCATATCGAATTACAAGGTGTATTCGTTCAAATTGGTTTATTGCCAAATACAGAGTTCCTTGAAGGCGCAGTAGAGATGAATGCACATGGTGAAATTATTATTGATAAGCACGGTGCAACTAATGTTCCGGGGATCTTTGCTGCAGGCGATTGCACAGATACGGTTTACAAGCAAATTGTTATTTCAATGGGCTCCGGGGCGACAGCTGCTTTAGGGGCATTTGACTATATGATCCGTAATGTTGATTCACGTGAATTTGTAGAAGCATAA
- a CDS encoding RNA polymerase alpha subunit C-terminal domain-containing protein, giving the protein MVERERTLRICPMGHRYYKSTNCGTCPKCEQANKPSEGFLSRLSSPARNALINAGITELEHLAEYTEKEILQLHGIGPSSLPTLKHAMAEKNVNFKS; this is encoded by the coding sequence ATGGTGGAAAGGGAACGGACATTGCGTATTTGTCCAATGGGTCACCGGTATTATAAAAGTACAAATTGTGGAACTTGCCCTAAATGTGAGCAGGCGAATAAACCATCAGAAGGATTCTTATCTCGTTTATCCTCACCTGCGCGTAATGCATTAATAAACGCAGGCATTACAGAGTTGGAGCACCTTGCTGAATATACGGAAAAAGAAATTTTACAATTGCATGGGATTGGACCTTCTTCCTTGCCTACATTAAAACATGCGATGGCCGAGAAAAACGTAAATTTTAAAAGTTGA